In a genomic window of Thunnus thynnus chromosome 16, fThuThy2.1, whole genome shotgun sequence:
- the slc25a47b gene encoding solute carrier family 25 member 47-B isoform X2 translates to MYRGIWHCIHSTYKTEGVCGFYKGMTMPVIAVSLSFSVVFGTYRNVLQRLCKLRHGSPDARPAKCDIFLSGLTGGVAQVLLMSPADMVKVRLQCQRVANSSFSAKALKSKYHGPVHCLRTIAYEEGVLGLYKGAQALALRDGPFFATFLTTYNIICELLSTPGQTQPEWKVVLLAGGLSGMCGWCISTPMDLIKTRLQMDWIGERRYQGFFHCITDSVRSEGPGVFFKGLSLNCMRAIPVNMAVFSVYEITMHLLKHSA, encoded by the exons gtgtgtggTTTCTACAAGGGAATGACAATGCCTGTCATAGCTGTATCCCTCAGtttttctgtggtgtttggGACCTACAGGAATGTCCTTCAGCGCCTGTGTAAACTACGGCATGGGAGTCCTGATGCCCGGCCCGCTAAGTGTGACATCTTCCTCTCAGGTCTGACTGGAGGAGTTGCACAG gTTTTACTGATGTCCCCAGCTGACATGGTGAAGGTGCGTCTGCAGTGTCAGAGAGTTGCCAATTCATCATTCTCAGCCAAAGCCCTCAAATCAAAGTATCACGGCCCTGTGCACTGTCTGCGTACTATTGCATATGAAGAAGGAGTACTGGGCCTCTACAAAGGAGCCCAGGCATTGGCTCTAAGAGATGGACCATTCTTTGCCACATTCCTTACTACTTATAACATCATCTGTGAACTGCTGTCGACCCCGGGACAGACCCAGCCAG AGTGGAAAGTGGTGCTTCTAGCGGGGGGCTTGTCAGGGATGTGTGGCTGGTGTATTTCCACGCCCATGGACCTGATCAAAACTCGTCTTCAGATGGACTGGATTGGTGAGCGAAGGTACCAAGGCTTTTTCCACTGCATTACAGACAGTGTACGCTCAGAGGGGCCCGGTGTCTTCTTTAAGGGCCTGAGTCTCAACTGCATGCGAGCCATCCCTGTCAACATGGCAGTCTTCTCCGTGTATGAAATAACGATGCACCTGCTGAAACACTCAGCTTAA
- the LOC137199314 gene encoding tryptophan--tRNA ligase, cytoplasmic yields MTDCQSPMELYERLTEQGNTVRSLKTAKAEKAEIDAAVQLLLKLKVDYKQTTGQDYKAGCPPSENSVVPNNGPAADGADDDDTVDPWNVSTTNAKGVDYDKLIVRFGSSKIEKELVDRIEKVCGQKPHRFLRRGIFFSHRDMHQVLDAYEKHKSFYLYTGRGPSSEAMHVGHLIPFIFTKWLQDVFDIPLVIQLTDDEKYLWKDLTLEECHRFAVENAKDIIACGFDVNKTFIFSDLDYMGASPEFYRNVVKIQKHVTFNQVKGIFGFTDSDCIGKISFPAIQAAPSFSNSFPQIFKGRKDIQCLIPCAIDQDPYFRMTRDVAPRIGYPKPALLHSTFFPALQGAQTKMSASDANSSIFLTDTPKQIKNKVNKHAFSGGKDTVEEHRKYGGNPDVDVSFMYLTFFLEDDEQLEKIRQDYASGALLTGELKKILIETLQPMIAAHQERRKQVTEETVKQFMTPRPLNFNF; encoded by the exons GCTGAAATTGACGCTGCTGTCCAGTTGTTGCTAAAGTTGAAAGTGGACTACAAACAGACGACAGGTCAGGATTACAAAGCAGGATGTCCGCCCTCAGAAAACTCTGTTGTCCCTAACAACGGGCCAGCAGCAGATGGTGCTGATGATGACGACACAGTTGACCCATGGAACGTTTCCACCACCAATGCAAAGGGAGTAGACTACGACAAACTTATTG TGAGGTTTGGCAGCAGTAAAATTGAAAAGGAGCTGGTGGACAGAATAGAAAAAGTCTGCGGACAGAAACCGCACCGCTTTCTTCGCAGAGGAATCTTCTTCTCACACAG AGATATGCATCAAGTTCTGGATGCATATGAGAAGCACAAGTCCTTCTACCTTTACACTGGCAGAGGTCCGTCCTCAGAGGCCATGCACGTTGGCCACCTCATCCCCTTCATCTTCACCAA ATGGCTGCAGGATGTGTTTGACATCCCGCTGGTGATCCAGCTGACTGATGATGAGAAGTACCTGTGGAAGGATCTAACGCTAGAAGAATGCCACCGCTTTGCTGTGGAAAACGCCAAGGACATCATCGCTTGTGGCTTTGATGTCAACAAGACCTTCATTTTCTCTGACCTCGACTACATGGG TGCATCCCCTGAGTTCTACAGGAATGTGGTAAAGATTCAGAAGCATGTGACGTTCAACCAGGTCAAAGGCATCTTTGGCTTTACAGATAGTGACTGCATTG GAAAGATCAGCTTCCCAGCCATCCAGGCAGCCCCGTCCTTCAGCAACTCTTTCCCACAGATCTTCAAAGGCAGAAAGGATATACAGTGTCTCATCCCCTGTGCCATAGACCAG GACCCCTACTTCAGGATGACCCGTGACGTAGCCCCAAGGATCGGCTATCCCAAGCCAGCCCTGCTGCACTCCACTTTCTTCCCCGCCCTGCAGGGGGCGCAGACCAAGATGAGCGCTAGTGATGCCAACTCCTCTATCTTTCTCACCGATACACCCAAGCAGATAAAAAATAAG GTaaacaaacatgcattttcGGGAGGAAAAGACACAGTGGAAGAGCACAGAAAATATGGTGGTAACCCAGATGTAGACGTCTCCTTCATGTACTTGACCTTCTTCCTGGAGGACGATGAACAGCTGGAGAAGATCAGACAG GACTACGCGAGTGGAGCTCTTCTAACAGGGGAACTGAAGAAGATTTTGATCGAAACCCTGCAGCCGATGATTGCCGCACATCAAGAGCGACGCAAACAAGTCACAGAAGAGACAGTCAAGCAGTTCATGACACCCAGACCTTTAAATTTTAACTTCTAG